In the genome of Streptomyces fagopyri, the window CGAGGTAGAGGCACCAGAGCCCGTGCCCGAGGCCCGCGGCCGCCCGCAGTTCGTCGCGGTACGCGCGCTTGAGCGCCGAACAGGCGAGGACGAGCCCCTCCCCGGCCTCGGCCGACCGGCGGACACGCGCGGCGAGGGTCCGCAGCCAGGGCTCGCGGTCGGTGTCGTCCAGCGGGTGGCCGGCGGCCATCTTGGCGATGTTCGCGGCGGGATGGGCGTCGTCGCCCTCGACGAACGGCACGCGCAACTCCCCCGCGAGCGCCCTGCCGACGGTGGACTTCCCGGAACCCGACACCCCCAGCACCACGACGATCGGCGGCCTCCGTACCAGGGGCGGAGCGCCGCCGCCGACGGGGTCAGCCACCCGTGGCGAACCCGGGGAACAGGGTCATCCCGCCGTCCACGTAGATCGTGGTACCGACGACGTAGTCGAAGAGGTCGGAGGCCAGCGCCGCCACCACGTTGGCGATGTCCTCCGGGTCCCCGACGCGGCGGTACGGAATGAGCCGGAGCAGGTCGGCCTCGGCCTCGGGGGTGTCCCAGGCGCTGCGGTTGATGGGGGTGCGGATCGCTCCCGGGGCAACGGCGTTGACCCGGATCCGGTACGGGGCCAGCTCCTGCGCGAGCGTCCCCATGAGCATCTGGACTCCGCCCTTGGAGGAGGCGTAGTTCACATGGCCCGACCAGGGAATGATCTGGTGGACCGAGCTCATGCAGACGATCTTCCCGGCCGAGCGGGACACCTCCGGGACGACGCCCCGGCGCATGAACTCCTTGGCCGCCTCACGGGCGCAGAGGAACTGTCCGGTCAGATTGACGTCCAGCACCTTCTGCCACTGTTCCAGGGTCATGTCCACGAGGGCGGCATCGCGCTGGAGTCCGGCGTTCGCGACCATGACGTCGATGGTCCCGAATTCCCCGACCATGCGCGACACCATGTCGGCGACCTCGTCCTCCCGCGACACGTCCGCCTCGTGCGCGTAGGCGCGGACGCCGAAGGACTCGATCTCGCGCACCACCTCCTCCGCGGCGTCCCGCCCGGCCACGTAGTTCACCACCACGTCGGCGCCGACCCGTCCCAGGCCGATCGCCGTGGCCTTGCCGATACCGGAATTGGCGCCCGTCACCAGCGCCTTCTGCCCCTTGAGGAGCTGGTGGGCAAAAGGCGGGCGACCGTCACTGCCGCTGTTCTCCACGCGTCTCTCCTTGTGGGTACCGATGCTGAACGCTGTCGTCCGTGGACCGCCGGCGGCATCCGCGAATCCGCGGGACACCGCGGTGGGCCACGCCGAACCGCGCCTGCAACGAAAGCACCGGTGGTCCGGCACGTCCCGGTGCCGCGTCGCCGGTCAGCCGGTCGGGGCCGCCTGACCGAGCCGAACGGCCCAACGTCCCTCCAAGGGGTCGTCGGGCCGTTCGGCGGTCCCGTCTCCGGCGCGGTACGCGTGGCCGGTCGGGCCGGTCACCTACGGGATGCGGGCGTCCCGGTGTCCGTGGCGTCCCGGCTGTCCCGGGCCCCGATGCACAGCGCCCAGATGACGAAGGCGTCCACGGCGATCAGCACGATGGCCCAGACCGGGTAGTACGGCAGCCAGACGAAGTTGGCGATCATCGACAGGCCGGCCAGCACGATTCCGGTGACGCGGGCCCACATCGCCCCGCGGAACAGGGCGACACCGGCGAGGACGACCAGGACACCGAGGACGAGGTGGATCCAGCCCCAGCCCGTCATGTCGAAGGTGTAGGCGTAGTTGCGGGTGACGACGAAGACGTCGGTCTTGACGATGGCGGCGATCCCCTGGAATATCGCCATCGCTCCGCCGAAGATCATCATGACTGCGGCGAAGGCGGTCCAGCTGGACACCCAGATTCCTCCACCGTGGCTTTCGCTGCGGTTTCCGGTGTCGTGCTGGTGCATTCCGGTCGTGGCCATTTCGAGCTCCTCCCGCATAGGCCTCGCCACCGACCTGTCACCGGCCGGTGGCCACATTTCAGCTTGCCATGAGAATCACCGACCGGCAGAACGTCGCCCTTCACGCCCCGTACGAGCCACCGACGCACGATGGGAATCCCGGTACGGAAGCCCGGTACGGAAGTGCGGTACGGAAGCCCGGTACGGAAGCCCGGTACGGAAGTGCGCGGGAATTCCCGCGGTGGTCCAATGAACGTGTCTTATGGACGCGTCGCACGGACGTGTCCCGCGCCGAGCCGCGCGCCGGCAGACGGAGCCGTCGATCCCCGACGGCTCCCGCGAGAAAGGAAACCGCCATGCCAGGTCTCCTCCGCGGAGTGGCCCGCACAGCCGTGGTGGCGGGCACGGCGACGGCCGTGTCGAACCGTGTCTCACGCCGCCAGCAGGGCCGCTGGGCCCAACAGGCCCCGCCTCCCCCCTCCCTGGTCGACACTCCCCCGCTCCCTCCGTCGGCCCCGCTGACCGACGACATGAACGACAAGATCGACCAACTGAAGCGACTCGGCGAACTCAAGGCCCAAGGCGTTCTCACCGAAGGCGAGTTCGCCGACCAGAAGCGCAGGATCCTGAGCGACTGACGGATCCGCTCGCGAGCCGGTCCGCCCACGCGCGATGCCGACGGCACCGCCCGAGGCGCCGGCCTACACCCGGCCCCGCGGCGCGCCCGTATGC includes:
- a CDS encoding gluconokinase — protein: MADPVGGGAPPLVRRPPIVVVLGVSGSGKSTVGRALAGELRVPFVEGDDAHPAANIAKMAAGHPLDDTDREPWLRTLAARVRRSAEAGEGLVLACSALKRAYRDELRAAAGLGHGLWCLYLALDRDTARDRVARRTGHFMPARLVDSQFEALEPLEPDESGLTVDATTALPVNLAVVRAAVEHLADRTAG
- a CDS encoding SHOCT domain-containing protein, with amino-acid sequence MPGLLRGVARTAVVAGTATAVSNRVSRRQQGRWAQQAPPPPSLVDTPPLPPSAPLTDDMNDKIDQLKRLGELKAQGVLTEGEFADQKRRILSD
- a CDS encoding DUF7144 family membrane protein; amino-acid sequence: MATTGMHQHDTGNRSESHGGGIWVSSWTAFAAVMMIFGGAMAIFQGIAAIVKTDVFVVTRNYAYTFDMTGWGWIHLVLGVLVVLAGVALFRGAMWARVTGIVLAGLSMIANFVWLPYYPVWAIVLIAVDAFVIWALCIGARDSRDATDTGTPASRR
- a CDS encoding SDR family oxidoreductase; protein product: MENSGSDGRPPFAHQLLKGQKALVTGANSGIGKATAIGLGRVGADVVVNYVAGRDAAEEVVREIESFGVRAYAHEADVSREDEVADMVSRMVGEFGTIDVMVANAGLQRDAALVDMTLEQWQKVLDVNLTGQFLCAREAAKEFMRRGVVPEVSRSAGKIVCMSSVHQIIPWSGHVNYASSKGGVQMLMGTLAQELAPYRIRVNAVAPGAIRTPINRSAWDTPEAEADLLRLIPYRRVGDPEDIANVVAALASDLFDYVVGTTIYVDGGMTLFPGFATGG